In the Hordeum vulgare subsp. vulgare chromosome 7H, MorexV3_pseudomolecules_assembly, whole genome shotgun sequence genome, one interval contains:
- the LOC123412853 gene encoding putative receptor protein kinase ZmPK1: MVPIILASICDHSRDQLFISASPNMDARSTPLLLLLNLVLLFLRVSAREFLSPGSSMPVEDSSDVLRSPDGTFTCGFNKISQTASIFSIWYSNTAEKTVVWSANHLHPVCFKGSRVTLDPDGRMAAEDYDGRPVWENNVSSSSSSNALRAQLLDTGNLVVNGQGDIILWQSFHSPTDTLLPYQNITSATKLVSASRLLVPGRYSFHFDDEHILTLFNDEKDISFKYWPNPSNDIWTKNRNAFSTTTVGFLDSSGYFLGSDNLTLKAVDWGQGVTRRLTLDYDGNLRLYSLNKIDGTWSVTWMAYPQTCSVHGLCGINGICVYTPKPACACAPGHEIIDPSDRSQGCKPKFNLSCNGQEMFVKLPATDFHGNDLRLNTIVSLDECKNICLKDCSCKGFAYWQGTRLCYPKVDGSIHIKIPKTLQVPKSSVPHSQPFGPRYVPNCSAKSNYFTPYFSDQPKSSQSGSHSQYLYLAYGFLLAIFCVEVIFVALGCWFLFVREGKKLIGVWPAEVGYEMVTNHFRRYTYKELQTATQKFKDRIGCGAFGLVYKGVLKDKRAVAVKKLADINQGEQEFQHELSVIGRIYPMNLVRVWGFCSDGSHRILVLEYIENGSLDKTLFCSEKLLGWNRRFKIALGVAKALAYLHHECLEWVIHYDIKPENILLDENLEPKVSDFGLAKLVNRSGSNKNVSRIHGTRGYIAPEWVSSQPITAKVDVYSFGVVLLELLMGARVSDWASNAGEEVEMVLRSIVRMLTENMMLEGSQQLWLVDFIDSMLNGQFDDLQARTMVKFAVSCLEDDSRKRPTMENLVQMLLSVDEDSGIMQ, encoded by the coding sequence ATGGTTCCTATAATACTAGCCTCCATTTGTGACCATTCCAGAGATCAACTCTTCATCAGTGCCTCACCAAACATGGATGCACGATCCACCCCTTTGCTCCTACTACTAAATttggtccttctgtttctgcgcgtcTCCGCTCGGGAGTTCCTCTCGCCGGGCTCCTCCATGCCCGTAGAGGATAGTTCCGACGTGCTCCGGTCACCGGATGGCACTTTCACCTGCGGCTTCAACAAAATTTCCCAAACTGCCTCCATCTTCTCCATTTGGTACTCCAACACGGCTGAAAAGACGGTGGTCTGGAGCGCGAATCATCTCCACCCCGTTTGCTTCAAGGGTTCCCGGGTCACGCTAGATCCGGATGGCCGGATGGCCGCAGAAGACTACGACGGCCGCCCCGTCTGGGAAAACaatgtgtcttcttcttcttcttcgaatgCCCTGCGAGCTCAGCTGCTCGACACCGGGAACCTCGTCGTCAATGGCCAAGGTGACATCATTCTGTGGCAAAGTTTCCATTCTCCTACCGACACATTGCTGCCCTATCAGAACATTACCAGTGCTACAAAGTTGGTATCTGCTAGCAGGCTACTTGTCCCTGGGCGCTACAGCTTCCATTTTGATGATGAACATATACTCACACTGTTTAATGATGAGAAGGATATCTCTTTTAAATATTGGCCAAATCCTAGTAATGATATATGGACAAAGAACAGAAATGCGTTTAGTACCACCACAGTTGGGTTCCTCGATAGCTCGGGCTATTTTCTTGGTAGTGACAACTTAACTTTGAAGGCTGTTGATTGGGGTCAAGGGGTTACGAGGAGACTAACATTGGATTATGATGGCAACCTTAGATTATACAGTCTAAATAAGATAGATGGAACATGGTCAGTCACATGGATGGCATATCCACAGACTTGCTCGGTTCATGGGCTGTGTGGCATTAATGGGATATGTGTGTACACGCCCAAGCCTGCTTGTGCGTGTGCTCCTGGGCATGAGATAATCGACCCAAGTGACCGGAGCCAAGGTTGCAAACCAAAATTCAATCTCAGTTGTAATGGACAGGAGATGTTTGTGAAGCTACCCGCCACCGACTTCCATGGTAATGATCTTCGATTGAATACCATAGTTTCACTTGATGAATGCAAGAATATATGCTTGAAGGACTGCAGTTGCAAAGGTTTTGCATATTGGCAAGGAACCAGGCTTTGCTATCCAAAGGTTGATGGTTCTATACATATCAAGATTCCTAAAACACTACAGGTCCCAAAGTCATCAGTTCCTCACTCGCAACCTTTTGGTCCTAGATATGTTCCTAATTGCAGTGCAAAGAGTAACTATTTCACTCCATATTTTTCGGATCAACCTAAAAGTAGTCAAAGTGGATCACACTCACAATacttgtacttggcatatgggttCTTGTTAGCGATATTTTGTGTGGAGGTAATATTTGTGGCACTAGGATGCTGGTTTTTGTTCGTAAGGGAGGGCAAAAAGTTAATAGGAGTATGGCCAGCTGAGGTTGGTTATGAAATGGTAACCAACCATTTCCGCAGATACACTTACAAAGAGTTGCAGACAGCAACTCAAAAGTTCAAGGATCGGATTGGATGTGGAGCATTTGGTCTTGTATACAAGGGGGTCCTAAAAGACAAGAGGGCTGTAGCGGTGAAAAAGTTGGCAGACATAAACCAAGGGGAACAAGAATTCCAACATGAACTGAGTGTGATTGGAAGGATTTACCCTATGAATCTGGTGAGGGTTTGGGGATTTTGTTCTGATGGCTCACACAGAATATTGGTTTTAGAGTACATCGAGAATggttctttggataaaaccttgtttTGTAGCGAAAAGTTACTTGGATGGAACAGAAGGTTTAAGATTGCTCTAGGGGTGGCAAAAGCATTGGCCTATCTTCATCACGAGTGCTTGGAGTGGGTTATCCACTATGACATCAAGCCTGAGAATATATTGTTGGATGAGAACTTGGAGCCAAAGGTCAGCGACTTTGGCCTTGCAAAACTTGTGAACAGAAGTGGATCCAATAAAAATGTATCAAGGATTCATGGAACTAGAGGTTATATAGCTCCTGAGTGGGTGTCTAGCCAGCCAATAACAGCAAAGGTTGATGTCTACAGCTTCGGAGTGGTTCTCCTAGAACTACTCATGGGGGCTCGTGTGTCAGATTGGGCGTCAAATGCCGGCGAGGAAGTGGAAATGGTCCTTCGAAGCATCGTTAGGATGCTTACAGAAAATATGATGCTGGAGGGCAGCCAACAGTTATGGCTTGTTGACTTCATTGACTCGATGTTGAACGGGCAGTTCGATGATCTGCAAGCAAGAACAATGGTCAAGTTTGCTGTGTCATGCCTAGAAGACGACAGTAGGAAAAGGCCCACTATGGAAAATCTCGTGCAGATGCTTTTGTCGGTTGATGAAGATAGTGGTATAATGCAGTAG